The Lysobacter gummosus genome includes a region encoding these proteins:
- the xerC gene encoding tyrosine recombinase XerC, whose amino-acid sequence MSAVADFLDHLRVEKRMSAHTLDAYQRDLGALTQWCEHDGRGDVLALQVEDVRAFIAAEHRRGLTAKSLQRRLSACRSFYAWQVKQGTLPASPAAPIRAPKAPRKLPQVLDPDEAKALVEVPTDAPLGLRDRALLELFYSSGIRLSELCALRWRDLDLDDALVTVLGKGSKQRIVPLGSHARQALAQWRASTGAGSDAQVFPGRGGGPITPRAVQLRIRQLAQRQGLFKRVHPHLLRHSFASHILESSGDLRGVQELLGHADIATTQIYTHLDFQHLAKVYDAAHPRAKRKKQE is encoded by the coding sequence ATGAGCGCCGTCGCCGACTTCCTCGACCATCTGCGCGTGGAAAAGCGCATGTCCGCGCATACGCTGGACGCCTACCAGCGCGATCTGGGCGCGTTGACGCAATGGTGCGAACACGACGGCCGCGGCGACGTGCTCGCCTTGCAGGTCGAGGACGTGCGCGCCTTCATCGCCGCCGAACACCGGCGCGGGCTCACCGCCAAGAGCCTGCAACGGCGCTTGTCTGCCTGCCGCAGCTTCTACGCCTGGCAGGTCAAGCAGGGTACGTTGCCGGCCAGCCCGGCCGCGCCGATCCGCGCGCCCAAGGCGCCGCGCAAGCTGCCGCAAGTGCTCGATCCCGACGAAGCCAAGGCGCTGGTCGAAGTGCCGACCGACGCGCCGCTGGGCCTGCGCGATCGCGCCTTGCTGGAGTTGTTCTATTCCTCCGGCATCCGCCTGAGCGAGTTGTGCGCGCTGCGCTGGCGCGACCTGGATCTCGACGACGCGCTGGTGACGGTGCTGGGCAAGGGCAGCAAGCAACGCATCGTGCCGCTGGGCTCGCACGCGCGCCAGGCGCTGGCGCAATGGCGCGCGTCCACCGGCGCCGGCAGCGACGCGCAAGTGTTTCCCGGCCGCGGCGGCGGGCCGATCACGCCGCGCGCGGTGCAACTGCGCATTCGCCAGCTGGCCCAGCGCCAGGGCTTGTTCAAGCGCGTGCATCCGCATCTGCTGCGGCATTCCTTCGCCAGCCACATCCTGGAATCCTCCGGCGATCTGCGCGGCGTGCAGGAACTGCTCGGGCATGCCGACATCGCCACCACCCAGATCTACACGCACCTGGATTTCCAGCATCTGGCGAAGGTGTACGACGCGGCGCATCCGCGCGCCAAACGGAAGAAGCAGGAGTGA
- a CDS encoding YbaN family protein: protein MPVPPTSADPQPGQDAERIDAAPAPEPAPPQARSRFRWAWWLLAYTSLGLGIVGIVVPGLPTVPFVLLSAFAAARGSERLHARLHAHRQFGPMIRDWQAHGAVSRRAKRLAVSMMAVCAVIMILTSPKWWMWASGIAIMTAVAIWLWRRPEPPRG, encoded by the coding sequence ATGCCCGTTCCGCCCACTTCCGCCGACCCCCAGCCCGGGCAGGACGCCGAGCGCATCGACGCCGCGCCGGCCCCCGAACCCGCGCCCCCGCAAGCCCGCAGCCGCTTCCGCTGGGCCTGGTGGCTGCTGGCCTACACCAGCCTGGGCCTGGGCATCGTCGGCATCGTCGTGCCGGGCCTGCCGACGGTGCCGTTCGTGCTGCTGTCGGCGTTCGCCGCCGCGCGCGGCTCCGAGCGCCTGCACGCGCGCCTGCACGCGCACCGCCAGTTCGGGCCGATGATCCGCGACTGGCAGGCGCACGGCGCGGTCAGCCGCCGGGCCAAGCGCCTGGCGGTGTCGATGATGGCGGTGTGCGCGGTGATCATGATCCTGACCTCGCCCAAGTGGTGGATGTGGGCGAGCGGCATCGCGATCATGACCGCGGTCGCGATCTGGCTGTGGCGCCGGCCGGAACCGCCGCGCGGCTGA
- the hslU gene encoding ATP-dependent protease ATPase subunit HslU, translating to MKPDNSHATMTPREIVQELDRHIVGQHAAKRAVAIALRNRWRRMQLDDDLRNEVMPKNILMIGPTGVGKTEIARRLATLANAPFVKVEATRFTEVGYVGKDVEQIVRDLADTAVKLYREQAKIRVRTQAEDRAEDRILDALLPKRVPGGFGFGSETPAADLSAPDNDTRAKLRKQLRSGELDEREIEIETAVNVGVDIMAPPGMEEMGQQLRQMFSQVSGGKTNKKHLSIKAARPQLIEEEAAKLVNEDDIRQAAIEACEQHGIVFIDEIDKVAKRGESGMSGGDVSREGVQRDLLPLVEGSTVSTKYGAVKTDHILFIASGAFHLAKPSDLIPELQGRFPIRVELTALSKDDFVRILTEPKAALTTQYVELLKTEGVNLTFSADAVDRLAEIAAQVNERQENIGARRLHTVLERLLDTLSYEAPDRDGQAVTIDRAYVDQHLGELVQDPDLSRYIL from the coding sequence ATGAAACCCGACAACAGCCACGCCACCATGACCCCGCGCGAAATCGTGCAGGAGCTGGACCGACACATCGTCGGCCAGCACGCCGCCAAGCGCGCGGTCGCCATCGCGCTGCGTAACCGCTGGCGCCGCATGCAGCTCGACGACGATCTGCGCAACGAAGTCATGCCCAAGAACATCCTCATGATCGGCCCGACCGGCGTGGGCAAGACCGAGATCGCGCGGCGCCTGGCGACCTTGGCCAACGCGCCGTTCGTCAAGGTCGAAGCCACCCGCTTCACCGAGGTCGGCTACGTCGGCAAGGACGTGGAGCAGATCGTGCGCGATCTGGCCGACACCGCGGTCAAGCTGTATCGCGAGCAGGCCAAGATCCGCGTGCGCACCCAGGCCGAAGACCGTGCCGAGGACCGCATCCTCGACGCGCTGCTGCCCAAGCGCGTACCCGGCGGCTTCGGCTTCGGCTCGGAAACGCCTGCCGCCGACTTGAGCGCGCCCGACAACGACACTCGCGCCAAGCTGCGCAAGCAACTGCGCAGCGGCGAGCTGGACGAGCGCGAGATCGAGATCGAAACCGCGGTCAACGTCGGTGTCGACATCATGGCGCCGCCGGGCATGGAAGAAATGGGCCAGCAGCTGCGGCAGATGTTCTCGCAGGTATCGGGCGGCAAGACCAACAAGAAGCATTTGTCGATCAAGGCCGCGCGGCCGCAGTTGATCGAGGAAGAAGCGGCCAAGCTGGTCAACGAAGACGATATCCGCCAGGCCGCGATCGAGGCTTGCGAACAGCACGGCATCGTCTTCATCGACGAGATCGACAAGGTCGCCAAGCGCGGCGAATCGGGCATGAGCGGCGGCGATGTCAGCCGCGAAGGCGTGCAGCGCGATCTGCTGCCGCTGGTGGAAGGCTCGACCGTCAGCACCAAGTACGGCGCGGTGAAGACCGACCACATCCTGTTCATCGCTTCGGGCGCGTTCCATCTGGCCAAGCCCAGCGATCTGATTCCGGAGCTGCAGGGCCGTTTTCCGATCCGCGTGGAACTCACCGCGCTGAGCAAGGACGATTTCGTCCGCATCCTGACCGAACCGAAGGCGGCGTTGACGACGCAGTATGTCGAGCTGCTCAAGACCGAGGGGGTGAATCTCACGTTCAGCGCCGACGCGGTGGACCGGTTGGCCGAGATCGCAGCGCAAGTCAACGAGCGCCAGGAAAACATCGGCGCGCGGCGTCTGCATACGGTGCTGGAGCGTCTGCTCGATACCTTGAGCTATGAAGCGCCCGATCGCGATGGCCAGGCGGTGACGATCGATCGCGCGTATGTCGATCAGCATCTGGGCGAGTTGGTGCAGGATCCGGATTTGAGTCGGTACATTCTGTAA
- a CDS encoding DUF2269 family protein, with protein MKWIHILSSTLLFGTGLGIAFFFWIAHKRGDPKVIAETARTVVIADACFTAPAVIVQFATGVWLMLHLGVPASVFWLKTALLLFFVVGACWLPVLWLQARARRLAAQAAVAGEPLPAAYHRTMRWWFWLGWPAFSSVMVIFWLMVVKPTGAT; from the coding sequence GTGAAATGGATTCACATCCTGTCCTCGACCCTGCTGTTCGGCACGGGCCTGGGCATCGCGTTCTTCTTCTGGATCGCGCACAAGCGCGGCGATCCGAAAGTCATCGCCGAAACCGCGCGCACGGTGGTGATCGCCGATGCCTGTTTCACCGCGCCGGCGGTAATCGTGCAGTTCGCCACCGGCGTGTGGCTGATGCTGCACCTGGGCGTTCCGGCCTCGGTGTTCTGGCTTAAGACCGCGCTGCTGCTGTTCTTCGTGGTCGGCGCGTGCTGGCTGCCGGTGCTGTGGCTGCAGGCGCGCGCGCGGCGATTGGCGGCGCAGGCCGCGGTCGCAGGCGAGCCGTTGCCGGCCGCCTATCACCGCACCATGCGCTGGTGGTTCTGGCTGGGATGGCCGGCGTTTTCCAGCGTGATGGTGATTTTCTGGCTGATGGTGGTGAAGCCAACCGGAGCGACGTAG
- the lptM gene encoding LPS translocon maturation chaperone LptM: MNARHATSPISTALIASALTLVLSACGNKGPLVLPTQPAPQQAPRAKPGEVPVTISNANDPPVATDPNVGKKSTLPAPPLQSVLPPPAGTKDAEGKDKTQDGETPPDPPVEPTPASSGGQGDG, from the coding sequence ATGAATGCACGCCATGCCACGTCCCCGATTTCGACCGCGCTGATCGCGAGCGCACTGACCCTGGTCCTGAGCGCTTGCGGCAACAAGGGCCCGCTGGTCCTGCCGACCCAGCCCGCGCCGCAGCAGGCGCCGCGTGCCAAGCCCGGCGAAGTGCCGGTGACTATCTCCAACGCCAACGACCCGCCGGTCGCCACCGATCCGAACGTGGGCAAGAAGTCCACCCTGCCGGCGCCGCCGCTGCAGTCGGTGCTGCCGCCTCCGGCCGGTACCAAGGACGCCGAGGGCAAGGACAAGACCCAGGACGGCGAAACGCCGCCCGATCCGCCGGTCGAGCCCACTCCCGCCTCCTCCGGCGGCCAGGGCGATGGCTGA
- the dapF gene encoding diaminopimelate epimerase, whose amino-acid sequence MAESAIAAAAPQRFSKMHGAGNDFVVLDLRGGQPQPDAALCRHFADRHLGVGCDQILTIEDPLSEGAVASYRIWNSDGSASQQCGNGARCIAAWLVRDGAAGESSFAVDSPAGRHAVWPLGEGYYRIDMGRPEFDPARIPLRGYSTRQDQYVLDVHDTVIGFGAVSMGNPHAVIEVDDVDAAPVETIGPMLQSSAEFPESANVGFAQVIAPDRIRLRVYERGVGETLACGSGACAAAAVLMQRGRIQREVAVQLPGGELRIVWPDDDSTLSMSGPTAFVFEGEWNR is encoded by the coding sequence ATGGCTGAGTCCGCGATCGCCGCGGCCGCGCCGCAACGTTTCAGCAAGATGCACGGCGCCGGCAACGACTTCGTCGTGCTGGATCTGCGCGGCGGCCAGCCGCAACCCGACGCCGCGCTGTGCCGCCACTTCGCCGACCGCCACCTCGGCGTGGGCTGCGATCAGATCCTCACCATCGAAGACCCGCTCAGCGAGGGCGCGGTCGCCTCCTACCGGATCTGGAATTCCGACGGCTCGGCCTCGCAGCAATGCGGCAACGGCGCGCGCTGCATCGCCGCCTGGCTGGTCCGCGACGGCGCCGCCGGCGAGAGCAGCTTCGCGGTGGACAGCCCGGCCGGACGCCACGCGGTGTGGCCGCTCGGCGAGGGCTACTACCGCATCGACATGGGCCGGCCCGAGTTCGATCCCGCGCGCATCCCGCTGCGCGGCTATTCGACCCGCCAGGACCAGTACGTTCTCGACGTCCACGACACCGTGATCGGTTTCGGCGCGGTGTCGATGGGCAATCCGCACGCGGTGATCGAAGTGGACGACGTCGATGCCGCGCCGGTGGAGACCATCGGGCCGATGCTGCAATCCAGCGCGGAGTTTCCCGAATCGGCCAACGTCGGTTTCGCGCAAGTCATCGCGCCCGACCGCATCCGCCTGCGCGTGTACGAGCGCGGCGTCGGCGAAACCCTGGCCTGCGGCAGCGGCGCCTGCGCCGCCGCGGCGGTGCTGATGCAGCGCGGCCGCATCCAGCGCGAGGTCGCCGTGCAATTGCCCGGCGGCGAGTTGCGCATCGTCTGGCCCGACGACGACAGCACCTTGTCGATGTCCGGGCCGACCGCATTCGTATTCGAAGGAGAATGGAACCGATGA
- a CDS encoding S9 family peptidase, whose amino-acid sequence MKPTLFTLAATFLMTTTLSVSAAGLPTPPDAAKKPHEVKAPHGAQRSDEYYWLRDDKRKNPQMLAYLNAENAYADAFMKPLKPLEDKLYDEIVGRIKQDDSSVPYRERGYWYYTRFETGQDYPIHARRKGSMDEAEQILLDVNAMAKGKDYFNVGGMEITQDNTILAWVDDAVGRRQYKIRFKNLATGEIYPEVIDNASTDLVWADDNKTLFYVENDPETLLTVRVKKHVLGTPAASDTLVYEEKDDSFYMGIGRTRDDAYLCISVHSTVSSETRCAPAADPKQFVVLAPRERDVEYDADRLDGRWVIRTNAPGADGKPAPNFKLVTAPDGAQSRKEWKDWIAHRDDVFIEGFELFDGFTAVAERSNALERLRLIGKDGKEEFVKADEPAFSMGLSTNSEHDTPWLRYTYTSLTTPATTYELNTQTGERKLLKRQPVIGFDADKYVTERFWATARDGVKVPVSLVYKKGFEKNGKAAMLQYAYGSYGLSMDPAFNSTIVSLLDRGMVYAIAHIRGGQEMGRKWYDDGKLFHKKNTFNDFIDVTEDLVKAGYAAPDRVAAYGGSAGGLLMGAISNMAPDKYRVVLSQVPFVDVVTTMLDASIPLTTNEYDEWGNPEKKDYYDYMLTYSPYDNLKKQAYPAMFVGTGLWDSQVQYWEPAKYVARLRDLDTGAQPVLFRTNMDAGHGGKSGRFRKYREQSEMYAFMIDQMQVSADISIK is encoded by the coding sequence ATGAAACCGACTCTATTCACGTTAGCGGCCACGTTCCTGATGACCACGACCCTCTCCGTCTCCGCCGCCGGCCTGCCCACGCCGCCCGACGCCGCCAAGAAGCCGCATGAAGTCAAGGCGCCGCACGGCGCCCAGCGCAGCGACGAGTACTACTGGCTGCGCGACGACAAGCGCAAGAACCCGCAGATGCTGGCGTACCTCAACGCCGAGAACGCCTACGCCGACGCGTTCATGAAGCCGCTCAAGCCGCTGGAAGACAAGCTGTACGACGAGATCGTCGGCCGCATCAAGCAGGACGACAGCTCGGTGCCGTACCGCGAACGCGGCTACTGGTACTACACCCGCTTCGAAACCGGCCAGGACTACCCGATCCACGCGCGCCGCAAGGGCAGCATGGACGAGGCCGAGCAGATCCTGCTCGACGTCAACGCCATGGCCAAGGGCAAGGATTACTTCAACGTCGGCGGCATGGAAATCACCCAGGACAACACCATCCTGGCCTGGGTCGACGACGCCGTCGGCCGCCGCCAGTACAAGATCCGTTTCAAGAATCTGGCGACCGGCGAGATCTATCCGGAGGTCATCGATAACGCCTCCACCGACCTGGTCTGGGCCGACGACAACAAGACCCTGTTCTACGTCGAGAACGATCCGGAAACGCTGCTGACCGTGCGGGTCAAGAAGCACGTGCTCGGCACCCCGGCGGCCAGCGACACGCTGGTCTACGAGGAAAAGGACGACAGCTTCTACATGGGCATCGGCCGCACCCGCGACGACGCCTACCTGTGCATCAGCGTGCACAGCACGGTGTCGAGCGAGACCCGCTGCGCGCCGGCCGCCGATCCGAAGCAGTTCGTGGTGCTGGCGCCGCGCGAGCGCGATGTCGAATACGACGCCGACCGCCTCGACGGTCGCTGGGTGATCCGCACCAACGCCCCCGGCGCCGACGGCAAGCCGGCGCCGAACTTCAAGCTGGTCACCGCGCCCGACGGCGCGCAATCGCGCAAGGAGTGGAAGGACTGGATCGCCCACCGCGACGACGTGTTCATCGAAGGCTTCGAGCTGTTCGACGGCTTCACCGCGGTGGCCGAGCGCTCGAACGCGCTCGAACGCCTGCGCCTGATCGGCAAGGACGGCAAGGAAGAGTTCGTCAAGGCCGATGAGCCGGCGTTCTCGATGGGCCTGTCGACCAATTCCGAACACGACACGCCGTGGCTGCGCTACACCTACACCTCGCTGACCACGCCGGCGACCACCTACGAGCTCAATACGCAGACCGGCGAGCGCAAGCTGCTCAAGCGCCAGCCGGTGATCGGCTTCGACGCGGACAAGTACGTGACCGAGCGCTTCTGGGCGACCGCGCGCGACGGCGTCAAGGTGCCGGTGTCGCTGGTGTACAAGAAGGGCTTCGAGAAGAACGGCAAGGCGGCGATGCTGCAGTACGCCTACGGCAGCTATGGCTTGTCGATGGACCCGGCCTTCAACAGCACCATCGTGAGCCTGCTCGATCGCGGCATGGTCTACGCCATCGCCCACATCCGCGGCGGCCAGGAAATGGGCCGCAAGTGGTACGACGACGGCAAGCTGTTCCACAAGAAGAACACTTTCAACGACTTCATCGACGTCACCGAAGACCTGGTCAAGGCCGGTTACGCCGCACCCGACCGCGTCGCCGCGTATGGCGGCAGCGCCGGCGGCCTGTTGATGGGCGCGATCAGCAACATGGCGCCGGACAAATACCGCGTGGTGCTGTCGCAGGTGCCGTTCGTGGACGTGGTCACCACCATGCTCGATGCCAGCATTCCGCTGACCACGAACGAGTACGACGAATGGGGTAATCCGGAGAAGAAGGATTACTACGACTACATGCTCACCTATTCGCCCTACGACAACCTGAAGAAGCAGGCCTATCCGGCGATGTTCGTCGGCACCGGCCTGTGGGATTCGCAGGTGCAGTACTGGGAGCCGGCCAAGTACGTGGCGCGTCTGCGCGACCTGGACACCGGCGCGCAGCCGGTACTGTTCCGCACCAACATGGACGCCGGCCACGGCGGCAAGTCCGGCCGCTTCCGCAAGTACCGCGAACAGTCGGAGATGTATGCCTTCATGATCGATCAGATGCAGGTCAGCGCGGATATTTCGATCAAGTAA
- a CDS encoding DUF484 family protein produces the protein MEPMSDRSGDKPAEPGAHEIAAWLRRHPRFLQQFPDLSMSLVVPREEGSAASLASYQLEVLRDKNRELSRRLHELFGNAQENERLAVRTHQLTLALMRQTNAADTLRAMAASLAEDFNGDLVRLIVFRRYDTLADSEWLQVIEETDPRLQPFRDVLNDGEPLCGRLQPEKHAVLYGERAGDVQSTALLALPGTGLIAVGSRDANRFFPGMGTLFLRMMGESLAVALRRYD, from the coding sequence ATGGAACCGATGAGCGACAGATCCGGCGACAAGCCGGCCGAGCCCGGCGCGCACGAAATCGCCGCATGGCTGCGCCGTCATCCGCGTTTCCTGCAGCAGTTCCCCGACCTGTCGATGAGCCTGGTGGTGCCGCGCGAGGAAGGCTCGGCCGCCTCGCTGGCGAGCTACCAGCTGGAAGTGCTGCGCGACAAGAACCGCGAACTGTCGCGGCGCCTGCACGAATTGTTCGGCAACGCGCAGGAAAACGAGCGCCTGGCCGTGCGCACCCATCAGCTGACCCTGGCGCTGATGCGCCAGACCAACGCCGCCGACACGCTGCGCGCGATGGCCGCCAGCCTGGCGGAAGATTTCAACGGCGATCTGGTCCGCCTGATCGTGTTCCGCCGATACGACACGCTGGCCGACAGCGAATGGCTTCAGGTCATCGAAGAAACCGACCCGCGCCTGCAGCCGTTCCGCGATGTGCTCAACGACGGCGAACCGCTGTGCGGCCGCCTGCAGCCGGAAAAACACGCCGTGCTGTATGGCGAGCGCGCCGGCGACGTGCAATCCACCGCCTTGCTGGCGCTGCCCGGCACCGGCCTGATCGCGGTCGGCAGCCGCGACGCCAACCGTTTCTTTCCCGGCATGGGCACTTTGTTCCTGCGCATGATGGGCGAATCGCTGGCGGTGGCGTTGCGGCGTTACGACTGA
- a CDS encoding nucleoside deaminase: MIATPDYRALLATAVAEARQGLAEGGIPIGAALYHNDGRLLGCGHNRRIQEGDPSVHGETDAFRKAGRQRRYRDTIMVTTLAPCWYCSGLVRQFNIGTVVVGESVNFSGGVDWLRESGVNVIDLADQECIELLGGYIAANPDVWNEDIGED; encoded by the coding sequence ATGATCGCCACCCCCGACTACCGCGCCCTGCTCGCCACCGCCGTCGCCGAAGCCCGCCAGGGCCTGGCCGAAGGCGGCATCCCGATCGGCGCGGCGCTGTACCACAACGACGGCCGCCTGCTCGGCTGCGGCCATAACCGCCGCATCCAGGAAGGCGACCCGTCCGTGCACGGCGAAACCGATGCCTTCCGCAAGGCCGGCCGCCAGCGCCGCTACCGCGACACGATCATGGTCACCACGCTGGCGCCGTGCTGGTACTGCAGCGGCCTGGTGCGTCAGTTCAACATCGGCACCGTGGTGGTCGGCGAATCGGTCAACTTCAGCGGCGGCGTGGACTGGCTGCGCGAGAGCGGCGTCAACGTGATCGATCTGGCCGATCAGGAATGCATCGAGCTGCTCGGCGGCTACATCGCGGCCAATCCGGATGTCTGGAACGAGGACATCGGCGAGGATTGA
- a CDS encoding DoxX-like family protein yields MDDTALAPRNDARTDSPAARTALVIGANGFLAGYLIAALQRHGWRILRGVRDSGRELRADQRVADLARMTAPRDWHDTLRGVNAVINVAGILRESGEQTFQTIHIDGPLALAQACLDTGVQRFVQISALGEPADGGFIASKHRFDDALLALPLRAVVLRPSVVYAASGSYGGTSLLRALAAFPGRHLLPGDGRWPLQPVAAEDLGEIAARAAGGDQSGIYQIGSPRPMSLREYQLAWRRWLRIDGSGAVAFPESLVSLQVAISERLGRGPVGETMWRMLRRGNVTAPDAHARLQSDFGYATRDLAAALAATPSQVQDRWQAQLYFLAPTLRLAIVALWLISAVAGWLTPATTIEAMAAHSPMASLQPVLLARATAGLDAALALGLLFGWRVRWMLGLMGISVLAYTLAFGVLLPAQWLDPLGGLAKNLVVPPALAVAWVLADRR; encoded by the coding sequence ATGGACGACACTGCTCTCGCGCCGCGGAACGACGCGCGCACCGACAGCCCCGCAGCACGCACCGCGCTGGTCATCGGCGCCAACGGCTTCCTCGCCGGTTACCTCATCGCCGCCCTGCAACGCCACGGCTGGCGCATCCTGCGTGGCGTGCGCGACAGCGGCCGCGAGTTGCGCGCGGACCAGCGCGTGGCCGATCTGGCCCGCATGACCGCGCCGCGGGACTGGCACGACACCCTGCGCGGCGTGAACGCGGTGATCAACGTCGCCGGCATCCTGCGCGAGAGCGGCGAACAAACCTTCCAGACCATCCACATCGACGGGCCGCTGGCGCTGGCGCAGGCCTGCCTCGACACCGGCGTGCAACGGTTCGTGCAGATATCGGCCCTGGGCGAACCCGCCGACGGCGGCTTCATCGCCAGCAAGCACCGCTTCGACGACGCGCTGCTGGCTCTGCCGTTGCGGGCGGTCGTGCTGCGCCCCTCGGTGGTCTACGCCGCGTCGGGCTCGTACGGCGGCACCTCGCTGCTGCGCGCGCTGGCGGCGTTTCCCGGCCGCCATCTGCTGCCCGGCGACGGCCGCTGGCCGTTGCAGCCGGTCGCGGCGGAGGACCTGGGCGAGATCGCCGCGCGCGCGGCCGGCGGCGATCAGAGCGGCATCTATCAGATCGGCAGTCCGCGGCCGATGTCGCTGCGCGAATATCAGCTGGCGTGGCGGCGTTGGTTGCGCATCGACGGCAGCGGCGCGGTGGCGTTTCCCGAATCGCTGGTGAGCCTGCAGGTCGCGATCAGCGAGCGCCTGGGCCGCGGCCCGGTCGGCGAAACCATGTGGCGCATGCTCCGCCGCGGCAACGTGACCGCGCCGGACGCGCACGCGCGCCTGCAGTCCGACTTCGGCTACGCGACGCGCGATCTGGCTGCAGCGCTCGCGGCGACGCCGAGCCAGGTGCAGGACCGCTGGCAGGCGCAGTTGTATTTTCTTGCGCCGACGCTGCGTTTGGCGATCGTCGCGCTGTGGCTGATCTCGGCCGTCGCCGGCTGGCTCACGCCGGCGACGACGATCGAAGCGATGGCCGCGCATTCGCCGATGGCGTCGCTGCAGCCGGTGCTGCTCGCGCGCGCCACCGCGGGCCTGGACGCGGCGCTCGCGCTGGGGCTGCTGTTCGGTTGGCGCGTGCGCTGGATGCTCGGTTTGATGGGGATCAGTGTGCTGGCCTACACGCTCGCGTTCGGTGTGTTGCTGCCGGCGCAATGGCTGGACCCGCTGGGCGGGCTGGCGAAGAATCTGGTGGTGCCGCCCGCGCTCGCGGTGGCCTGGGTGTTGGCGGATCGGAGATAA
- a CDS encoding GNAT family N-acetyltransferase yields MIRPYLLSDWPRLCEIHDRARLDELRLSADVAAFRSLARTAHSEGLFLDRLDVAEIDGIVQGFVAYRRSSLNWLYVHPDGYRRGIGRSLLRHAIAFSGPLFRTQALDGNEPALSLYRSEGFVEIERRPGRLADSDEFPTMGVILERRR; encoded by the coding sequence TTGATTCGTCCCTACCTGCTCAGCGACTGGCCGCGCTTGTGCGAAATCCACGATCGCGCGCGCCTGGACGAATTGCGGCTCAGCGCCGACGTCGCCGCGTTCCGCAGTCTGGCGCGCACCGCGCACAGCGAGGGCCTGTTTCTGGACCGGCTGGACGTCGCCGAGATCGACGGCATCGTGCAAGGCTTCGTCGCTTATCGGCGCAGTTCCTTGAACTGGCTGTACGTGCACCCCGACGGCTATCGGCGCGGCATCGGCCGCAGCCTGCTGCGTCATGCGATCGCGTTTTCCGGCCCGCTGTTCCGCACCCAGGCGCTGGACGGCAACGAGCCGGCGCTGAGTCTGTATCGCTCGGAAGGCTTCGTCGAAATCGAACGCCGGCCCGGGCGGCTGGCGGACAGCGATGAGTTTCCGACGATGGGGGTGATTCTGGAGCGGCGGCGCTGA
- the hslV gene encoding ATP-dependent protease subunit HslV encodes MDPSQNPNVFHATTIVSVRRDGRVAVAGDGQVTLGHTVMKSNARKVRRLGRDGQVLAGFAGAAADAFTLFELFEAKLEKHGQLTRAAVELAKDWRTERRLGKLEALLAVADKETSLIISGTGDVIEPEDGIIAIGSGGMYALSAARALIAHTQLDARTIATESIGIAGDVCIYTNRNVVVEEL; translated from the coding sequence ATGGACCCGAGTCAGAATCCCAATGTGTTTCACGCAACGACCATCGTCTCGGTACGCCGCGACGGGCGCGTCGCCGTGGCCGGCGACGGCCAGGTGACGCTGGGTCACACCGTCATGAAATCCAACGCGCGCAAAGTGCGGCGCCTGGGCCGCGACGGCCAGGTCCTGGCCGGTTTCGCCGGCGCCGCCGCCGATGCGTTCACCTTGTTCGAATTGTTCGAAGCCAAGCTGGAAAAGCACGGCCAGTTGACCCGTGCCGCGGTCGAGCTGGCCAAAGACTGGCGCACCGAACGGCGCCTGGGGAAACTCGAAGCGCTGCTCGCGGTGGCCGATAAGGAAACGTCCTTGATCATCAGCGGCACCGGCGACGTCATCGAACCGGAAGACGGCATCATCGCCATCGGCTCCGGCGGCATGTACGCCTTGTCCGCGGCGCGCGCGCTGATCGCCCACACCCAGCTGGACGCGCGCACCATCGCCACCGAATCGATCGGCATCGCCGGCGATGTGTGCATCTATACGAATCGCAATGTCGTGGTGGAGGAGCTGTAG